In a single window of the Callithrix jacchus isolate 240 chromosome 1, calJac240_pri, whole genome shotgun sequence genome:
- the BIK gene encoding bcl-2-interacting killer, which yields MSEVRPLSSDIFMETLLCEQFVDPLTMEVVGGSDPEEDLDPVEDPLECMENSDALALQLACIADQMDVSLRARRLAQLYEVAMYSPGLAFVLDRTDIGDVLSGVVDVFANFQEDIVRLWRSLSSGSWVSRKQAVLLALLALLLAMFSGGLHLLLK from the exons ATGTCTGAAGTAAGACCCCTCTCCAGTGACATCTTCATGGAGACCCTCCTGTGTGAGCAGTTCGTGGATCCCCTGACCATGGAGGTTGTTGGTGGGAGTGACCCTGAAGAGGACCTGGACCCTGTGGAGGACCCTTTGGAATGCATGGAGAACAG TGACGCACTGGCCCTGCAGCTGGCCTGCATCGCGGACCAGATGGATGTGAGCCTCAGGGCCCGGAGGCTGGCCCAGCTCTACGAGGTGGCCATGTACAG CCCGGGTCTCGCTTTCGTCCTCGACCGGACCGACATCGGGGATGTTCTTAGCGGTGTCGTGGATGTTTTCGCTAACTTCCAGGAGGACATAGTGAGGCTCTGGAGATCCCTGAGCTCCGGGTCCTGG GTGTCCCGCAAACAGGCAGTGCTGCTGGCACTCCTGGCGCTGCTGCTGGCGATGTTCAGTGGGGGTCTGCACCTGCTGCTCAAGTGA